The DNA window GGCGAAGGGGAGGATCGAGCCGACCAGGCCCTACGCGAATTCTCTGGACGTGCTCGCCCACCAGGTCGCGGGGTACTTGATGGACTTCGAGTCCATGGACGGGGACCTTCTGCTGAAGGAAATCAGGAAGGCAGCTCCGTTCCGGGGGCTGAGCGACGAGAGCTTCAGGAGGACGGTCGGGTATCTTTCGGAGCTGGGGAAGCTAAGGTTCGACGGCAAGACTCTTTCCAGGACGAGGATGACCAGGGACTACTACTTCGAGAACCTTTCGATGATCCCCGACGAGACCAGGTATCTGGTGGTGGACCTGTCGACCAACGAGACGGTGGGCATCCTCGGGGAAGAGTTCGTTCTGCTCAAGGCGAAGGTGGGAGTCCATTTCATCTGCAAGGGTAAGATCTGGCAGATCGAGCAGGTCGCGGAAGACAGGAAGATCTACGTCACTCCGGTGGAGGACCCGCTGGCGGCCCTGGCCACCTGGGACGGAGAGATGCTCCCCATTCCTTTCGACCTCGCCATGGAGACGGGCAGGCTCAGACGCTCGATTTCGGAGGCGCTGGACGTCGGGGAGAAGGCTGTGGAGGAGGCTGTCGGGGAGATACCCGGGGAGGCTGCCGCGAGGGCTCTGGTGGTGGACGAGATCGCGGAGCACAAGAAGATGGGAGCGCCCGTGCCGTCCGACAGGCTGATTCTCTTCGAGGGGTTCGGAAAATATCTGATCGCACATCTGTGCTTCGGAGAGTCGGTCAACAGGACCTTCGCCTACGTCTTCGAGGAGATACTTTCCAGGAGAGGGTTGGTCAGAGTCTGGTGGCTGGATGGCTACAGGTTGCTGCTGGAGCTCACCGCCGACACCGAGGACCTCGACCTCAGGGCCCTGTCCAAGGAGCTGATGGGAATCAGCCCCGAGGAGCTCGAGAGGACCTACGCCGTGGCGGCCCAGCGCAACTTCCCATTCCCGGCCCGGGTCAAGTACGTGGCCGAGAGGTTCGGCGCCCTGAAGAGAGGGAAGCTTATCGCCCATCCCAACCTTTGCTCCCTTCCGACCCGGTTCGAGAGGACGCCTGTTTTCGAGGAGGCTCTTCAGGAGACGGCCAGGGACCTCATAGACATGGAGCATGGGAAGGAGATCCTGACGCTCGTCGCCGACGGAGGGATATCCGTGGAGACGTTTCTGGCAGGGGACAGGCCGACCCCCATAGCCTACAGCCTCCTCTACAGGTACCTTGAGGTGCCGGAGGCGGTCGCCCCCGATTCGCTCGGCAGGTCATCCTACCAGAGGATGAAGGCGAGCATATTCGGGACCGACGTGAGCCTGCTCTGCATGAAATGCGGGACCGACCAGGGTCAGACCAGCGTCGGGGAGCTGCCGGAGGACCCGAAGTGCACCTCGTGCGGATCGGGCCTTCTGGTCCCCTGCTACTGGGGGACGGGGAAGGTCGCCGACATTCTCGAGAGGAGGGCGGGGAAGGCTTCGCTCAACGAAGAGGAGAAGGCCGAGCTTTCGAAGGCGAGGAGAGCTGCGGACCTTGTGCTCTCCTATGGGAAGAAGGCCGTGGTCGCCCAGACTGTCTACGGGATAGGGCCCCAGACCGCCTCGAGGATACTCGCCGAGATGCAGGACGACGAAGAGGCGTTTTACCGTGACCTGCTCGAGGCGAAGATACGATTCGTTACGACGAGACCGTTCTGGTCTAACTGAAAGTCCATTAACGGGGGAGCTCGGGGCAGGTTCGGTTTGGTTCTAGCGGGAAAGGTCTTCGTGGTGAGGGAGAACTTCGACATGGACGTGCTGGCGGAGAAGCTGAAGGCTTTCAGGGTGGAGACCGAGAGCACTGTCGAGGACCAAGAGTTCAAGCTGGTTTCTGAGATCAGGGACCTTTCGGCCGGGAAGGGGACCCTGGACGGGACGTTCTCCTTCGACTCGGTGTTCGTCGTGAGGCACAGGGGGAAGCCCGTTCCAGTGCCGAGGACCTACGAGGCGCCGTTCTCGTTCTATCTCTTCAAGGACAGGCTCTTCCTGACTGTCTACGACAAGAAGAACAGGGCGAACAACATCGCCAACGAGATAAGCAAGGCGGTGTTCATGAGCCTCGGCCAGGTGGTGGAGGCTAGGATCGACCCGGAGACGCTGAGGAAGTTCCATGAGAAGAATTTTGACGAGACGAAAATTGTGTTCTTCGACGAAGTGGACATACCGAACATCAACAAGCTGTCACTCTACGGGGATGCTTTGGGGAACACGTCGCTCTACTCCGACTACCTAACTCATGGGAAGCTCTGGTACATCGTGCTGAAGAGCTCCAAGACCGGGTATGTGCTTGGCGTGACGAGGAACTGCGTCGTGACCGGGTTCAGCAAGATGGAGATTTCAGAGTTCGCCTCCTTCATCAAGGGAGAGATACTCCCGCTGATAGCGTGACTTGCTCAGGATAGTTCCCGGGGATGCGGCCCTTGTCTTTTCCAACAGCGGCGAGAGCACTCTCCTGATCTCCGACCTTCACCTTGGCCTGGAGAAGGAACTGGCGAAGAAAGGCTTCAGCCTGCCTTCTTATTCGGTG is part of the Nitrososphaerota archaeon genome and encodes:
- a CDS encoding DEAD/DEAH box helicase, giving the protein MVPESSFEGLAPQVRGLLEEAGISEPTAPQVKAWPLVSRGEDVLIIAPTGSGKTEAAILPLLSRLVERGHGEGISLLYITPMRALNRDMLKRLQIWCGRLGLTVDIRHGDTPQAQRTKQSSHPPDVLVTTPETLQAILPGSRMRQNLSHLKAVVVDELHNLVESKRGVQLSVGLQRLRKVAPRYQLVALSATVGTPDVAAEFIFGGGKRTIVRAETPKEFSYAIEYPVPDPADQSAAKKTYAAPDLAARLSRINSLIEEHNSTLIFVNSRTVAEMLGEKLARLRKDVGVHHGSLPREERERVEGAFKSGQLKALVCTSTLELGIDIGSVDLVVQYMSPRQVTSLVQRVGRSGHRLGRVSKGVLVTVSADDIMESASSIISAAKGRIEPTRPYANSLDVLAHQVAGYLMDFESMDGDLLLKEIRKAAPFRGLSDESFRRTVGYLSELGKLRFDGKTLSRTRMTRDYYFENLSMIPDETRYLVVDLSTNETVGILGEEFVLLKAKVGVHFICKGKIWQIEQVAEDRKIYVTPVEDPLAALATWDGEMLPIPFDLAMETGRLRRSISEALDVGEKAVEEAVGEIPGEAAARALVVDEIAEHKKMGAPVPSDRLILFEGFGKYLIAHLCFGESVNRTFAYVFEEILSRRGLVRVWWLDGYRLLLELTADTEDLDLRALSKELMGISPEELERTYAVAAQRNFPFPARVKYVAERFGALKRGKLIAHPNLCSLPTRFERTPVFEEALQETARDLIDMEHGKEILTLVADGGISVETFLAGDRPTPIAYSLLYRYLEVPEAVAPDSLGRSSYQRMKASIFGTDVSLLCMKCGTDQGQTSVGELPEDPKCTSCGSGLLVPCYWGTGKVADILERRAGKASLNEEEKAELSKARRAADLVLSYGKKAVVAQTVYGIGPQTASRILAEMQDDEEAFYRDLLEAKIRFVTTRPFWSN